The nucleotide sequence GCGCAGATGAGCGGGCAAGGCCTCTGACATGGCTGTTCGCGGCAGCCGTCAGAGCATGGAGCTGGTGGTGCTGGCGGTGGGGTTGGTCCTGGCTCGGCGGGATCACGCGGCCTCGGCGTTGGCCGTCGTACCCGTCCGCGAGGCTATTCCGCGCGAGCTGCGGTGAGCAGAAGTGCATCACGTGAAACTCTTTCAGCTGTCCGGTCAATGTCGCGATGAAGAGCCGCGGGCTGAGCACACCGAGGCTTCCTGAACAGCGAGAAAATCGTTCCGTAGTTAACGCTTCACGCGTTGGTGCGCTGACCGTAGGATTCGCATCCAGGGGGATCAACGGGACTTGTGCGGCCACCAGGACAGTACGGACGTCTGTGGCCGCGCTTTGCGTTGGCGGCAGAGGGGACTACCGTCGACGCCGGTGTTCCGTTGGCCCAGAAGCGACAACATCAGGGACCAGCGTGACGAACTCGGGTGACTTCGGGGGCAGCCAGGAACTCGACCGCCTCAAGGCGATGCTTGAGAGCTGGCGCACCTCTCTGGTGGACCTGAGCGGCCGCAACCGGCTGCTCAATTTCCGGCACACCAAGTCGGCGACACTGGAGATCTCGAACCCGTCCGCGCAGGAGCTCGTCGAACGCCTGGCCCGCGGCTGGGACTTCGCGCCGCTCCCGGACGAGGAGCCGGATGACGGCGAGGGTATGCGACCCGGCGATGTGGTCCTTGCGAAGAAGGGCGATCGCACCGACGGAATCGTCACCCAGAAGACCACCGCGCCTTCCCTTTCGCGTGCGTTGAACAGCCTGCGCGCCAAAGCGACGCAGGTCTTCAACGACTACGGCCTGTGGACCCTCAACCTCGGCGTCGGCATGCTCCGCTGGCGCGAGGACGGAGCTGAGACGGCCAGCGACGCCCCCCTGATCCTGATGCCGGTGGTCATCGAGCGCGCGCGCAACGGCCGGATCCGCCTCAGGGCGAGCGACGACGAGGAACCGCGCCTCAACCCGGCCCTGAAAGTGAAGCTGCAGCAATTCCACATCGACTGGATGCCGGTCGCCGAGCAGGACCCTTCGGACCTGCAGGCGGTGCTCTCCGCCGCGGCTCGCGCGGTGGCGGGCAAGGCCGGATGGCAGATCTCCGACCGCGTGGTGCTCGCACTCTTCGCCTCCCACAAGGAGTCGATGTACCAGGATCTGCTCGACAACGAGGACCGGGTTCTCGGCAGCGACCTCGTACGGGCGATGGCGCTCGGCCCGAATTCCGGACTCGCCTCCGACCGTTTCGACTTCGAGGAGATCGAGCTCGACCGGATCGACGAACTGAGTCCGCCCGAGGACAGCCCGCTGGTGCTTGACGCCGACGCCTCGCAGCGGCAGGCCGTCGCCGCGGCCGTGGCCGGACAGTCGTTCGTCCTGGACGGCCCGCCCGGCACCGGCAAGAGCCAGACGATCACGAACATGATCGCCGGCCTGATGCACGCGGGCCGCAGTGTGCTGTTTGTCAGTGAGAAGGCGGCGGCCCTCGACGTCGTCCTCGACCGGCTGAAGTCGGTCGGGCTCGACTCGTACGCCCTGGCCCTCCACAGCCACAACACCAGCCGCAAGGCGGTGGCCCAGGAGCTGGGACGGACGCTCGCGGAAGAGCCGCGCGCACCGCAACTGTCACAGCGGACCCTGGCCCAGGCCAGAGAACTGCGTCTCGCGCTCAGCGCCTACGCCGAAGCGATGAACGAGGTCCGCGACCCACTGGGACGGACCCTGCACGACGTGCTCGGTCGGGTCGGCCGACTGTCCGAGGCGCCGGTGGCTTATCTGAGCCACAGTGACGACACCCCCACGGGGACAGGGGCGACGTTTCGCGCCGAGACGCTCAGTGACGAGGACCTGCGGCTGATCGTCGAAGCGACGAAAGTCATCTCCCACGCTTGGGAGGCGGTCGCTGACCCGTCGTTCCCCTGGCGTGACCTGCGAGCCGGCCTGGCGCATCCACGTCCTGTGCTGGAGCAGGCGCAGGCGGCGCGGGACGCGCTCACGACGGCGGTCGACCGGTACCGAGATCTTGCGCCTGGGGGAGTGCCTGTCACGGACCAGAGCGGAATCGACCGTCTGGTCGCGCTCCTGCGGCTGCTTGACGTGCGGAGTCCTGTGCCGGAAGCGTGGCTGACCACGGATGCCTTCGCCGATGAGGTGGACGACCGGGCCGACACGTTCCTGGCGGAACTGCGCAAGGTGCAGCGTACGAGCACTGCCGTCCGCGCGGCGGTGGGCGAGCGTTGGCAGGAGCTGTCCACCAGGCTGACGGCTGAGCCGGGGCAAGCCGAGAAGGCGCTCTCGGTGATGGCGCCGCGCGGCCTCGACCTCGCCGGACTCACGGAGGAGCGAGCGCGACAGCTCGCCGGGGAGTTCGGCGCGACCGCTGGTGTGCTGGAGCGGACCCTGCAGAGCCTCACCGGTGTCAGCCACCTCACCGGGCTCACGAATCCCGGCAGCCCGGAGGGATCACGTCATCTGTGTGACGTGATCGCCGTGGCCGGCACCGAACACCGCCCTCTCGAGCAGTGGCTGGTCCCTGACGGCCCCGCGCGGGCGGAGGAGGCGGCGGTCGGGGCCGCCGCCGACGCACTGAGTGACTTCTTCTCACGACGGGACCAGGTACTCTCCGCCCAGGTCCTCGCCACGGACCACGCGGGCCCCGGGTGGTCCGAACTGCATCGGGAAGTGAGCGCCGAGCGACCGGCCAACGAGCAGGCCATCGCTGCACTGGAGCCGCCAGGCGCCGACATCGCGTCGCTGACCGGCCGCGAGGCCGCCGAGCTGGCCAAGCGGTTCGACACGCTCGCCGACGCGCTTGAGATGGCCGCCGAGCACGCCGACTCGGTGGCCGAGCGCCTCGGGTGTGACCGGCCGAAGGCTACTTCCGAGGCGGAGGGCCTGGCCACGCTGGTCGAGCTGGCCACAGCCTCGGACCGCACGCTCGAAGCATGGCTCGATCCCCGTGCACTTCCCGGTGTCCAGGCAGCCGTCGCGGAGATCTCCGCGGCCGCCCAAGACCTGGCTGCCGCGCAGGAGGCGGCGCGCGACACCTTCCTGCCCGAAGTCGTCTCCGCGCCCGAACTGCCCGGAGCGGTCCACCGGCTCCTGGAGGGTCGCCAGGGACTCGCCGGCATGCTGTCCAGCGGCATCCGGGCCGACCGGAAGCTCGTGGCCCGGCTGACACACGGCGGCTCGTGGCGCGGCGAGCTGTACGACAAGCTGCCACTCGCCGACGCCTGGTGCGCCGCTCACCGGAAGCTGCGGTCGCTGGCCACGGCCCACGCCGAGCTGATCGGCCGCTATCGGGGCACGGCGTTGCCCGATGTTCCGGCACTGCGCAAGGCACTCGCGCACGCCGAAGCGGTCCACGCACTCGTGCCGGAAACCGTTGCCGACCCCTACCGCCGGAGTCTGCTCGCCACTCACCTGGCCGACGGCCGAGAGCCGCGACCCCCACTCGTCGAGCAGGGCACGGCGCTGCGCAGCGATCTCGCCACGTGGCGAAGGGATTTGGCCAGCCCGTCGTTGGCACCGCATGCGGCCGACCTCACCAAGCAGCCGCTCGGCGACGCCGCCCGCTGGCTGCGCGCCCACCTCGCCCCATTGCGACAGGCCGTCGCGCTGCTGGACACCGTGGCCTCGGTCGGTCGCCGGGACAGTGGCCCCGGTTCCGAGCACACGCTCGCCTCCGCGCGCACGGCGGTCACGGCTGCGCACGCGGCACAGAAGGAGACCGCCGCGTTCGCCGCTCAGGCCGTAACCGACCGCAGTCTTCTCGGCCCCTGGTACCGGGGCCTCGACACGCAGGCGGACGACCTGCACGACGCCGCGCCCAACGGGGTGACGGGCTATGAGCCCGTGGGGCAGCTCCTGCGCCGCGGCCTTGACCTGACGCGACAGCAACCGGGCCCATACACCTCGGAGCAGCAGCGCGAGTTGCTGGGCCGGTACGCCCCGGAAGGGCACCCCCACACCGAGGCCTTGCGGGCCGCCCTGGACTCCGCCGGGCTGATCGCCCGCCTCGTACCCGACACGCTCACGGAACCAGCGCGCCGGACCAGCCTCGTCGAGGTACTGGCCGACGGCCGGCCCGAACCGCGCGAACTCCTCGCGCAGACGGACCAGATCCGCCGTGACCTGGACCTCTGGCAGGAGTACACCGGGCAGCCCCACGTCGCGACGGTCGGCACAGCGCTCGCCGCCCGCCCCCTCGAACGGGCGGCGAGCTGGCTCCGCGCGCACGTGGAGCCCTTCGAGGACGCCGCCGACCTCATCCGCTCAACCGCCCGCGTCATGGACGAGGAGACGGGCCTCACCCTGTCGCGGGCCAGGGAAGCGGTGGCCGCCGTTGTTTCCGCCCGCGCCGCCGAGTCCTCTTTCGCGGAGAACGACGCCACGTACCGAAGCCTTCTCGGTTCCCTCTACCAGGGCACCGAGACAGACCGTGATGCGGTCCTGGATTCCCTGGACTGGGCTCAGAAGGTCCGTCGTACCGCACACGGCGGCCACTCCGCGCCCCTGCCCCGGGATGCGGCCCGGCTGATGCTGGCCGCGTCAGCCGACCCGTCCGTCGCGGCCCGCGCCGACGACTGGAGCGGTCAGCGCGAGGCACTCGCCGGTTACTTCGAGCCCGAGCGGGCTGAGGAGCTGCGACGCGAACTCGCCGAATCCCTCCCCGCGGCCCAGTCCATCCTGTCCCGCCTCGACCGCGACCCCTTCGGCCCGGAAGCGTGGACCAGCTGCGCCGACGCACTGACCCTGCTGCGCCGCTACCACCTCGACGGGTTGCCCGACCAGCTCGCACGCCGCGAGGTTTCCGCCGAGGACTTCCCAGCCGCGATGGAACGTGCGGTGCTCACCGCGTGGGTCGAGCACCAGCTCGCCACCGACGCGAGGCTGAAGCCGATGCGGGCCGTGGAGCGCGACCAGTTGGTGGAGCGCTTCCAGAGGGCGGACCAGGACCTGGTGGCGGCGGCCCACGCCGAGGTCATCGCCGCGTGCAACTCCCGCCGCCCTCGCCGGACATCTGTGGGCCAGGCCGCCGTGATCCGCCGTGAGTCCGAGAAACAGCGTCGTCACATGCCCGTACGCCACCTGCTGCAGCAGACCGGCGACGTCGTACGGCTGGTCAAGCCCTGCTTCATGATGAGCCCGCTGACGGTCAGCCAGTTTCTGCCACCCGACTTCGAGTTCGACGTCGTCGTCTTCGACGAGGCATCCCAGGTGCTGCCCCAGGACGCGGTGAACTCCGTCTACCGGGGCAAGGCCCTCATCGTGGCGGGCGACCAGAAGCAGCTGCCGCCGACCTCGTTCTTCACCGCGACCGGGGACAGCGACGACGGCGACAATTGGGACGAGGACGCCACCGACGGCTTTGAGTCCATCCTCGACATGTGCAAGGCCAGCGGAGTCCTGCGCGGGCTGCCCCTGCGCTGGCACTACCGCAGTCGGCACGAGAACCTGATCGCCTTCAGCAACCACGACTTCTACGACAACTCCATGGTCACGTTCCCTGGCGCGCTGGAACAGGGACCGGACATCGGCGTGGAGTTCGTCAAGGCGGACGGCGTCTACGACCGCGGCGGGAGCAGCGACAACCCCCTTGAGGCCACGAAGGTGGCCCAGCGCGTCATCCACCACTTCGACACCCGCCCCGAGCACACCCTCGGCGTGGTCGCGCTGTCGAAGGCGCAGGCGGAGGCCATCGAGGAGGCGGTGCAGAAGGCGAGGGCGGCCCGCCCGGACCTCGACCACCACTTCACGGAAGGCCGGCTCGACGGTTTCTTCATCAAGAACCTCGAGACCGTCCAGGGCGACGAACGCGACGTCATCATCCTCTCCGTCGGCTACGGTCCCGACCACCGGGGCAAGCTGTTGTCGACGTTCGGCCCCATCAACAGAGAGGGCGGCTGGCGACGCCTCAACGTTGCCGTGACCCGCGCCCGGCGCCGCATGGAGGTCGTCGCCTCCTTCCACGGAGGCGATCTGCCGGACAGCGCCAACAAGAGCGTGCAGCACCTCAAGCGGTACCTGCAGTACGCCCAGCACGGTCCTGCGATCCTCCAGACAGAGGCCGCCGATCCGGACGCGGCGCCGGAGAGCCCCTTCGAAGAGGAGGTCATCGGCGTCCTGCGCGGCTGGGGATATGAGGTCCAGCCGCAGGTGGGGGTCGCCGGTTTCCGTATCGACATGGCGGTGCGGCACCCGGGCGCGCCCGGCACGTACGCGCTGGGCATCGAGTGCGACGGCGCCATGTATCACTCCTCGCGGGCGGCCCGGGACCGCGACCGGCTCAGGGAAGCGGTCCTGCGCGACCTGGGCTGGAGGCTGCACCGAATCTGGGGCACGGACTGGTATCGGAACCGGCGGGATGCGATGGCGCGGCTGCGGGCCGCGGTGGAGCAGGCGTGTGCGGAGGATCCGCATGCGGTGCGAGTGGCGCCGCCCGTGGGCGTGGACCGCAGTGGTGGCGGCCTAGCCAACGGTGACAGTACGGCGGACGTCGTGGACGGCCCCCTGAGCGCGGGGGGCGGAGAACCTGTAGAAGTGGCCGGTGGTCCGGCAGTCCCGCGAGTGGAGTTCGTGACCGTCGACGCCGGCCCTGCACCCTGGAGCCGCCCCTACCAGGAGGTCGACCCTGACCTGTTGGCAGAGGTACGTGACAGGTCGAGCAGCCAGCGGGGCATGTGGGGCGCGGAGTTGCAGGACCCCGAAGCCCTCGATGTGGTGGCGGACGTGGCGCTGTGTGTGGTCGAGGTGGAAGGGCCCGTCGAGAAAGAGGTGATCTACACCCGGGTCCGTCTCGCGTGGGGCCTCGGACGAGCCGGCCAGGTGGTCCGCGACCGCATCGACCGGGCTCTTCGCCGCCTGCTCAGGCAAGGCAAGATCGTCCACATCGGTACGGCCTACGACAGGCCCGGCCACGAAACGGAGTTCGCCCGCACACCGACGGAGCGGTGCGCCCGACGAGTCGCGGAGGTCCCCGTGGCGGAGCGGCAGCTCGTGCTCAGAAACGTGGTCGACGAAGGACCGGGCGTGCAGCGCGAGGACCTGCTGCGGGAGGCCGCTCGTTTCTTCGGATGGGCGCGACTCGGAGCCGATATCCGGGACGCGCTGACTGGCGACATCGACGCGTTGATCGCCGCCGGGGACTTGACCGAGTCGGGGGGCGGCCTGATGCCTGCGGAGGGTTCTTGATCCGCTGCGGTGGGCTCTCCTCATATCGCCCGGAGGGCCCGCTGGGCTGCCAGGATGGACAAGCGCCATCAATGGTTCGTTGACATGCGAGCGATCGAAGGTGGGACGCTCTCGTGGACAAGGCGGTTGCTGAAGCCTTTGTGCTGACCCCGGACCCAGACCGCCGCGCACTGGCGCGGTCCTCGTCGTCGACCACGCAGAGCAGCGGCCGATGCCGGACGTCGGTAGGGGAGACCGGGTACGGCGTCCGCTGCCGTCACTGCGACCACCGGTACGACTGTCAGTACCGCCAGGTACCCTCAAACACATCGTCAACGCGGCCCGACGGGCTTCCGCTCCACCCCGGTGGAGCCTCGAAGGACATGCCCCCACCCGCACGAGTCTCTTCGTGCTGCCTGGGGGAAGTCCTTGCTGTTCCGCGCGTCCGCGAAAACGGTCGCCGTCATGGCACTCGACGGTTCGCTGTTTCTGCACCTCACCGACAAGTTCGTTCACATGCACGGCTATCGGCCCGGCGCCTCGGAGGTGCGTTCCTGGGAGCGCAGCATTCCCGTCCTGGCCGCCGCGCTCAACGACGCCGGCCTGGGCGACGTGGAGGTCATGCTGGAGTACGCGCTCCCGCTGAACAGCAAGCGCGCCGACGTGGTCCTCGCGGGTGTGCACCCGGTGACGGGAGAGCCGTCGTACGTCGTGGTGGAGCTGAAGCAGTGGAGCCAGGCGCTGCCCCACGAGGACGACCCCACCTTGTGTCATGTCGACGCCTATGCTCATCCGGTTCTGAACCCCATCGAGCAGGTCCGCCGTTACTGCGAATACCTCGTCAATTTCAACGGGGCGGTGGCGGAACACGGGCACCGGGTGGCGGGAGTGGCATTTCTGCACAACGCCACCGAATTCGGTGTGACCGGGCTGCGGGAGATCGAGCGTGACGGTCACGGACTGCTCTTCACAGCGGAACGCCGTGGCGCCTTCCTCGACCACCTACGTTCGAGGCTGAGCGACAAGCAGCCAGGGGCCGGGGCTGCGGACGAACTCAGCGCGGGCGCCACGGTGCCATCGAAGCAGCTCATGTCCGTGGCCGCTGAAGAGGTGCGCGAACGCACACAGTTCGTCCTCCTCGACGAGCAGCAGGTCGCGTACCGCATGGTGCTCAACGCGGTGGAGAAGGCCAAGCGCGCCGACCGCAAGGAGGTTGTCGTCGTCACGGGCGGTCCCGGCACCGGCAAGAGCGTCATTGCTCTCCAAGTGCTCGGCGAGCTCTACCGGCGCGGGGTGCCGGCGCTGCACGCCACCGGCTCGCAGTCGTTCACGAAGACGATGAGGAAGGTCGCCGGAGCCCGCAAGCGGGAAGTCCAGGACCTGTTCAAGTACTTCAACAGCTTCATGACGGCAGAGAAGAACAGCCTGGGTGCCCTGATCTGCGACGAGGCACACCGTATCCGGGAGACCTCGGCCAACCGCTACACGCGCGCCGCGCACCGCACCGGCCGGGCCCAGATCGACGAACTCATCGACGTCGCGTACGTGCCCGTCTTCTTCCTCGATGAGCACCAGGTCGTGCGCCCCGGAGAGATGGGCACCGTGGCGGAGATCAAGGCGGCAGCGGCGAAGCGGGGCATCCCGTGCCAGGTCGTCCCGCTCGACAGCCAGTTCCGTTGCGGTGGCAGTGATGCCTACCTGCGTTGGGTGGTTCGCCTCCTCGGCCTGGAGCCGGGCGGGCCGGTCGTCTGGGAGCCCGATGACCGCATGCAGTTGCTGGTGGCCGACAGCCCGCAGGAGATGGAGGCCTTCCTCGAAGCCCGTCGATCCCAGGGCTACGGTGCCCGTATGTCCGCAGGGTATTGCTGGCGCTGGTCCCCGGAACCCAAGCCCGGCGAGCCGCTCGCGCCAGACGTCGTCATCGGTGATTGGGCCCGCCCCTGGAACCTGCGCGGCGACCGCTCCGTCTCCGGCGCACCCCCGGCCGCACTCTGGGCCACCGACCCGGCGGGCTTCGGACAGGTCGGCTGCGTCTACACCGCGCAGGGCTTCGAGTACGGCTGGTCCGGCGTCATCATCGGTCCCGACCTGGTCTGGCGCGGCGACCGCTGGATCACGGACCGCGCAGCTTCCAAGGATCCGGTCTTCAAGAGGTCTACCCCGGACACGGACGTCGACCGCCTGATCCGCAACACCTACAAGGTCCTGCTGACCCGGGGCATGGTCGGCACGATCGTGTACTCGCCGGACGCGGAGACGCGGGAGAGACTGTGGGAGTTGGCGGGTGGAGTGGCACGGGAAGTCGTGCCGGTCTGACGGACCGGTTGTGTGCGTTCAGATGTCGTCAGAAGCCCAGCCGGGTGGATTCCGCTGGGCTTCACGCAGAAGGCGATCGACGTCGAAGCCGTGCTCGCTCAGCCGGTACCGAGCCGTGTCCAAGTGGCGCTCTTCGAAGAGATGTCGATACCACGGCAGGAGAACGAACGCCTCGACGCTCAGCTCAAGACGGCCGGCCTCCCACAGCCTGGTGAAGCCGTCCGAGGCGTTGCCGCCGCGCAGAAGCTGCTTGGCGGCCCCGACGCCGCCCAGCTCACCCAGCATCTGTACGAACCTCGTGGGGTTGTAGCCGATCTCGCGCTTGAGACGTTCGGCGCCGCTGCGCATGTCGCCGTGGAACCTGTTGTCTGCTTCGCTCGGCATCCGTCTCGCTCCCCTGACCTGGCACCTTTGTCGGGATGAAAGGTGCGGCGCGACCCTACTACTCCTGCCGGGGAGGCAGCCATCGTGCTGCCTGCTCGCGGCTCACCTTGTTCGCATCGACGTACCAGGCACGGCGTTCGGGGTCCCAGCGTGCTTTGAGGCGCTTCTTCACCTCGTTGTTGTCCTCGAACGGGACGTCCAGGTACAGCCGGGCGGTTGGAGCGCTTTGTGGACCGCCGGGCTCTCGCAGCCGCGGATTCCAGGCGGACCTCTCCTTCCGCGCCCGCTCGATCACCTGCCCGACACGCTCACAAGCGACGGGATCGGTGAGACGCATCATCAGGTCCGTCGGCCCAGTGTTCGCCAGCAGGTTCAGGGACCCGTGCCACAGGATCGTGCCGTCCAGGATCAGGACTTTCTCGTGCATGCGCTCCCGGAACTCCACCACGCATCCGTACGATCGCAGTTCCTCGACCAGGCCCGAGACTCTGGATGCCGCAGCCTCCGTCGACTGCTCATCCGGGTCTCGTGTTGTCACGGTCACCCGCACACCGTCCGCGACGCGCTTCGCGAGCGAGCTGCCCCAGGACCGCACGGGACGCGGGTCGAGGAACGGGGAGTAGAGCTCGATACTGCGCGTGGCCCGGTCGAGATCCCACCGCACCGCCTGCGGCACCTCGTCGGCAGGGAAGAATGCGGGCCGGGCCAGTTCCTCCTCCGACAGCACAGAGAGCTGCGCAGCGTCCCGGACGGGGATGAGCTGGTCCAGAGACAGCAGTTGGGCATGCGCCTCGAGATGATCGAGCATGCGTAGCGCCTCGCTGCCGATGCCGAGGTGTTCGCGAAGGTGCTCGACGTCCGCGAGGACCACCAGATGGTCCTGCGCCCTGCTGAGAGCGACGTTGAGTAGACGGCAAGTCTGGGAGGACAGACCGGTGCCTTGGTAGAAGTATCCGGGGTGCCGACCGGCCCCGGCTGTGGTGTCGAGGATGACGACCGGGCGCTGACTGCCCTGGAACCGGTGGATCGTGTCGACGAGCCCCTCGTAGGACTCGCCGAACCGGTGAGCGAGACTGCGCTGAAGTGCCTTTACCTGTGCCTTGTAGGGGGCGATCACCGCGAGCCGATCGGTGGCCCGTTCTCCGGCGGGAACGTCCTGCCACTTGCGGCCCGGCAGAACGCCCTCGTACTGCAGACCCCGTACGAGTTCGTGGACCGCTGCCTCGTGAACGGTGTTGGTCTGGTGGTCCCGTCCAGTGATGCGCTGCTTCGACGTGTCGATGAGAATCAACGGGGCGTCGACGAGCGGATTGAACGGCATGCGCGAGGAGTCCCCGCGGCCGGTCGACAGGGGAGCATCGGGGTAGGCGACGGTGTTCACCAGGTCGCAGATCGGGCTTCGCATCCGGTACTGCGTGTCGAGCGCGACGAGGCGGCTGTCCGGACGGACCGAGCCGGAGGCACCGACCAGACCTGCGGCGTGGAAGACGTCCCGCGCCGTCCACAACGCGGCGTGGTCCCGCTCGTCCGGCGTCGCCTTACGGTCACCGACTCCCTTGGTCACGGCCGGCAGCTGCCGGAAGTCACCGGCGACGACGACTCGCTTGCGCGCCAGGCCCGCCGCGTACCAGGCGGACGGCAGAGCGACCATCCCCGCCTCGTCGATGACGACGACGTCGACTCGGTCCAGCAGCTTCTTCGACTGCACGGCCTTGGCGACGGTGGTGCCGAGCACCCGGCACTTCGAGTGGACCGTGTCCTTGATTGCCCGTCGCTGTTGGTCAAGCCCGTCGATCTCCTGCTGCAACCGGTCGGCCTTGCTGACCAGGGCGGCCCGGTCGGGCACCCCCACCAGTCCGGTCTCAGCGTCGGCGAGGGTTTTTCGGATCCGTGTGAGATCCGCGGTGGCCCGGCGCAGAGCGCGATCGCCGGCGGCCAGGTTGGAGACAATCTGCTCCAACCTCGTGCGGGCGCCGGTGATGGCGGCCTGTGCGTGGTCGAGCTGTTTGCGCTTGCGCCCGCCGAAGATGCCGTCCGGATCACCGATCTTGACCACTGTCCGGTTGTGCTCGGCGATCTCGGACCGCGCCCGCAGCTGCGCCGATATGGCCGCTTCCCGTGACGCTGTGGCGCTGTTGTGAGCCTTTTGCGCGTCGGTGAATTCGTTCCGCAGGGCGCGGGCCCTGTCATGGGCCGCTATGTGGGCTCGTGCCGCGCGCAGCGCCTCGGTGTGCTCCGTCAGTGCGGCGTCCAACTTCGCGGAGAGCCGTGCCGCGATCCGGTCCGGGTCGATCTGGTCCCCGTACGTATCGCGGAGCGAGGCGACGGCGATGTCCCCGGCCCGCTGTACGAGTCCTTCCTTGAAGGCGGACTCACCGGACAGCAGGTCGCAGACGCGCTCCAGTGCCTGATCGACCGCCACCTTCGTCGGGGCGAGGAACAGCACATTGAGCCCTTGCCGACAGGTGCCCTCGATGATGTGCCCGACGACGTCCGTCTTGCCGGTCCCGGGAGGCCCCCACAGGAAGGTGACTTCACTGGCGAGAGCCCGCGCCACGGCCTGACGTTGTCCTGAATTGAGCTGCAGGGAAGCCCAGTTGGCCACCCACCGGGCCACCGAGCGCTCACTGTCGATCCGGGGTGTCCCCTGGCCAATCATCCATCCCGCGCTCTCCAGCCGCACCGGATGGTCCGGTTGCCCCACGGATTCCAGTCGCTCGACGAGAACCCGCAGGCCCGCCGTCTCGTCCTCCCGGATCTGCACGTTCGCCGGGGATACGCCGAGCGCGGCGGCCGTGGTGAGTCGCACCTTGCCCTCCGGTATCCGGGCGACCTCCGCCGATGCCCATTCGCCCGTCGACCGCGAGGCCCTGACCAGCACGTCCTTGCCGTCCAGCGCGGCCTGCCAGGTACGGCACTCGAAGAGGTACTCGTGCCGGCCGTCCCATG is from Streptomyces sp. NBC_01314 and encodes:
- a CDS encoding AAA domain-containing protein, yielding MAEGTTRPHPVNELLTAVRLEIAAELRNDAKDGVKVSLSKGRRVSSWDGRHEYLFECRTWQAALDGKDVLVRASRSTGEWASAEVARIPEGKVRLTTAAALGVSPANVQIREDETAGLRVLVERLESVGQPDHPVRLESAGWMIGQGTPRIDSERSVARWVANWASLQLNSGQRQAVARALASEVTFLWGPPGTGKTDVVGHIIEGTCRQGLNVLFLAPTKVAVDQALERVCDLLSGESAFKEGLVQRAGDIAVASLRDTYGDQIDPDRIAARLSAKLDAALTEHTEALRAARAHIAAHDRARALRNEFTDAQKAHNSATASREAAISAQLRARSEIAEHNRTVVKIGDPDGIFGGRKRKQLDHAQAAITGARTRLEQIVSNLAAGDRALRRATADLTRIRKTLADAETGLVGVPDRAALVSKADRLQQEIDGLDQQRRAIKDTVHSKCRVLGTTVAKAVQSKKLLDRVDVVVIDEAGMVALPSAWYAAGLARKRVVVAGDFRQLPAVTKGVGDRKATPDERDHAALWTARDVFHAAGLVGASGSVRPDSRLVALDTQYRMRSPICDLVNTVAYPDAPLSTGRGDSSRMPFNPLVDAPLILIDTSKQRITGRDHQTNTVHEAAVHELVRGLQYEGVLPGRKWQDVPAGERATDRLAVIAPYKAQVKALQRSLAHRFGESYEGLVDTIHRFQGSQRPVVILDTTAGAGRHPGYFYQGTGLSSQTCRLLNVALSRAQDHLVVLADVEHLREHLGIGSEALRMLDHLEAHAQLLSLDQLIPVRDAAQLSVLSEEELARPAFFPADEVPQAVRWDLDRATRSIELYSPFLDPRPVRSWGSSLAKRVADGVRVTVTTRDPDEQSTEAAASRVSGLVEELRSYGCVVEFRERMHEKVLILDGTILWHGSLNLLANTGPTDLMMRLTDPVACERVGQVIERARKERSAWNPRLREPGGPQSAPTARLYLDVPFEDNNEVKKRLKARWDPERRAWYVDANKVSREQAARWLPPRQE